A window from Theobroma cacao cultivar B97-61/B2 chromosome 3, Criollo_cocoa_genome_V2, whole genome shotgun sequence encodes these proteins:
- the LOC18604697 gene encoding protein RKD1 — MGSHYSFNGWSKSELVAKEEETSPFPTQLPPDSSASVYYNSVDWQNEFPIQESFFDALPLMSSFYTDPLYDSLDFEKSSSLIQENNLLGCEKGNGFWNELGALFKPNGKNEDFGEELKEERRAKRCREEKCSSSTMLSRKVISQYFYLPITQAAKELNVGLTLLKKRCRELGIRRWPHRKLMSLQTLIWNVQELQKEEGEESERKLREAVEVLERERKLLEEMPDLQLEDKTKRLRQACFKANYKKRKLMMMESQSSSGGSRESLDLTRGYDMENEEDEEEMKLLLSDSFSSTNIMAN; from the exons ATGGGAAGTCACTACTCGTTTAATGGTTGGTCTAAGTCTGAACTTGTTgccaaagaagaagaaacctCTCCTTTCCCAACCCAACTTCCTCCCGATTCAAG TGCAAGCGTGTACTATAATTCGGTGGATTGGCAAAATGAGTTTCCCATCCAAGAGAGCTTTTTCGATGCTCTTCCTTTGATGAGCTCTTTCTACACGGATCCTTTATATGATTCATTGGACTTTGAAAAAAGTTCAAGTCTAATTCAAG AGAACAACCTACTTGGTTGTGAAAAGGGCAACGGCTTTTGGAATGAATTGGGTGCCTTGTTTAAGCCCAACGGTAAAAATGAAGACTTCGGAGAAGAATTGAAGGAAGAGAGGCGTGCTAAAAGGTGCAGGGAAGAGAAATGCAGCAGTTCGACAATGCTGTCTAGGAAAGTCATCTCCCAGTACTTTTACTTGCCTATAACTCAAGCGGCAAAGGAGCTTAACGTTGGCTTGACACTGTTGAAGAAACGTTGTAGGGAACTTGGAATCCGTAGGTGGCCTCACCGCAAGCTTATGAGCCTCCAAACTCTTATCTGGAACGTTCAG GAGTTGCAGAAGGAGGAAGGTGAAGAAAGTGAAAGGAAACTGAGGGAAGCAGTCGAGGTCTTGGAGAGGGAGAGGAAGCTGTTGGAAGAGATGCCAGATTTGCAATTGGAAGACAAGACCAAAAGACTTAGACAAGCCTGCTTCAAGGCAAATtacaagaagagaaagctgatgatgatggagtCACAATCGTCTTCCGGTGGTAGCCGAGAAAGTTTGGATTTAACTAGAGGTTATGACATGGAAAACGAAGAAGACGAAGAAGAGATGAAATTACTTTTGTCTGACTCCTTTTCATCAACCAACATCATGGCTAATTAG